In a single window of the Anaerocolumna cellulosilytica genome:
- the ilvN gene encoding acetolactate synthase small subunit has product MKKRWVSLFVENDIGVLAKISGLFSGKSYNLESLTVGTTEDKSISRMTIGLVSDDITFEQIKKQLNRLVEVIKVLDFTNTPTHMKEILFIKVKSCTKEEKTELFQIACVFKASVTDYGLDSVLLECVQTETKNDDLIRLLTGQFKQLEIVRGGSVAIESISMTDR; this is encoded by the coding sequence ATGAAAAAAAGATGGGTTTCCTTGTTTGTAGAAAATGATATTGGAGTATTAGCAAAGATATCCGGATTATTTTCCGGCAAATCCTATAACTTAGAAAGCCTTACCGTGGGTACCACGGAAGATAAAAGCATCTCCCGTATGACTATTGGTCTGGTAAGTGATGACATTACCTTCGAGCAAATAAAAAAACAGTTAAACCGACTTGTAGAAGTCATAAAAGTATTGGATTTTACCAATACTCCAACCCACATGAAGGAAATATTGTTTATTAAAGTAAAAAGCTGTACAAAAGAAGAAAAAACGGAGCTTTTTCAAATTGCATGTGTGTTTAAGGCTTCTGTAACAGATTATGGGTTAGATAGTGTCTTATTGGAATGTGTTCAGACAGAAACAAAGAATGATGACCTTATTAGACTGTTAACCGGACAATTTAAGCAATTAGAGATTGTAAGGGGAGGCAGTGTTGCTATTGAATCCATAAGCATGACAGATCGCTAA
- a CDS encoding alpha/beta fold hydrolase — protein sequence MKVFKNERAKQKIYNSYDLLLKHWEVEIEEREVLTQYGSTHIIQFGDKTKPPLVLFHGVGDNSALMWYYNCKALSEHFSIYAVDTLGGPGKSVPGHTYNKDFKTILWLKEVMKGLQLRQVYIAGVSNGSYLAQLFAIREPERVIKVISMSGSILTNKQKSPLKNMLKVFLPEALFPTKKNVIKLIKKLTGDNSFMFTDNTDILNHYQDLLQGFQTMAMSYHKLEYFTEAEYYSLKNKALFLCGEDDPLGSRERTEGEFQRLGLNYRFYKGVGHGINHEIPDVINKCIIEFFLEI from the coding sequence ATGAAAGTATTTAAAAATGAACGTGCTAAACAAAAAATATATAACTCCTATGACCTGCTTTTAAAGCATTGGGAGGTGGAAATAGAAGAAAGAGAGGTGCTTACACAGTATGGCAGCACTCATATAATTCAATTTGGAGATAAAACCAAACCGCCTCTGGTTTTGTTTCATGGTGTGGGAGATAATTCAGCTTTAATGTGGTACTATAACTGTAAAGCTCTGTCTGAGCACTTTAGTATTTACGCGGTGGATACACTTGGCGGACCGGGGAAAAGTGTACCGGGACATACATATAATAAAGATTTTAAAACGATTCTTTGGCTTAAGGAGGTAATGAAGGGTTTACAACTAAGACAAGTATACATAGCCGGAGTTTCTAACGGCAGCTATCTTGCACAGCTATTTGCCATAAGAGAGCCCGAGCGGGTAATTAAAGTAATCAGTATGTCGGGTTCCATTCTGACAAATAAGCAGAAAAGCCCGTTGAAAAATATGCTTAAGGTATTTCTGCCGGAGGCGCTGTTCCCTACAAAAAAGAATGTCATAAAACTGATTAAAAAGCTTACCGGTGATAATAGTTTTATGTTTACCGATAATACAGATATATTAAATCATTATCAAGATTTGTTGCAGGGATTTCAGACTATGGCAATGTCTTATCATAAACTGGAGTATTTTACAGAAGCTGAGTATTACAGCTTAAAAAACAAGGCATTATTTTTATGTGGTGAAGATGATCCCCTTGGCAGCAGAGAGCGAACGGAGGGAGAATTTCAAAGATTGGGACTAAACTATCGGTTTTATAAAGGGGTGGGTCATGGAATAAACCATGAGATACCGGATGTGATAAACAAGTGTATTATCGAATTCTTTCTAGAGATTTAA
- a CDS encoding S8 family peptidase: MNDNERFKIISDDFADIVIEYNNNMSYFERFGEYSYNLINDKYAIIHIPAEALDENAIRNFGYFAIPKCYGLLTYLKEQVEREYTVRSFPEYNLTGSGVLVGIIDTGIVYTNPIFINADNTSKVKAIWDQTIDSGRYPEGMFYGTEYSQEEISHALASETPLQIVPSTDTIGQGTAMAGIAAGYQSEDNGFSGVAVGAELVVVKLKQAKNNIMDFYGIPQDTYCYQMNDIMMGIQYLMNLSRRLNRPIVICVGLGSSQGSHKGEDIMSNYLTESATAAGIAIVVAAGNEGDTSHHYFGEIVPPEPYDLVELKVGPLDRYFSMELWGYLPNVVTVEIINPDGDSVAVLRPDFVGQRNYTIEYQEMIIYVDSYISETYSEEQLILFRFKNIPEGIWRFRTSGTYDLISQYHIWLPIRNFLTSETYFHYANPFTTISIPGNALNILTTTSYNPISRELSESAGRGFTASFVPKPDIAAPGEHILVPTIINTFIPLSGTSLASAFAGGISAGLLEWGILQGNMPGMNSISIRYFLTNSAVRSNEHLYPNPGWGYGLIE; this comes from the coding sequence ATGAATGATAATGAGCGGTTTAAAATTATTAGCGATGATTTTGCAGATATAGTTATTGAATATAATAATAATATGTCATACTTTGAAAGATTCGGTGAATATTCTTATAACCTGATAAACGATAAATATGCAATTATTCATATTCCTGCGGAAGCTTTAGATGAAAATGCCATTAGAAATTTCGGGTATTTCGCTATTCCTAAATGCTATGGTTTATTAACATATCTAAAAGAGCAGGTAGAGAGAGAATATACTGTTCGAAGCTTTCCGGAGTACAATCTTACCGGAAGCGGCGTACTGGTTGGAATTATTGATACAGGTATCGTGTATACAAATCCAATATTTATAAATGCTGATAATACCAGTAAAGTGAAAGCCATTTGGGATCAAACCATAGACAGCGGCAGATATCCGGAGGGAATGTTTTATGGTACTGAATACAGTCAGGAGGAAATAAGTCATGCCTTGGCATCGGAGACACCCTTACAAATAGTCCCCAGTACGGACACCATTGGTCAGGGAACAGCTATGGCAGGTATAGCCGCAGGATATCAGTCAGAGGATAATGGATTTTCCGGAGTAGCGGTTGGGGCAGAATTGGTTGTAGTAAAGTTAAAGCAAGCAAAAAATAATATTATGGATTTTTATGGCATACCACAGGATACGTATTGTTATCAAATGAATGATATTATGATGGGGATTCAGTATCTTATGAATCTATCCAGAAGGCTTAATAGGCCCATAGTAATCTGTGTGGGTCTTGGTTCCTCACAGGGGTCTCATAAGGGCGAGGACATTATGAGTAATTATTTGACTGAAAGCGCAACTGCCGCTGGGATAGCAATAGTAGTAGCAGCAGGAAACGAGGGTGATACCAGTCACCATTACTTTGGTGAAATTGTACCTCCGGAACCATACGATTTAGTTGAGCTTAAAGTTGGTCCACTGGACAGATATTTTTCAATGGAATTATGGGGATATTTGCCCAATGTAGTTACTGTGGAGATTATAAATCCTGATGGCGATTCCGTGGCAGTGCTAAGGCCTGATTTTGTTGGGCAGCGTAATTACACCATTGAATACCAAGAAATGATAATATATGTAGACAGCTATATTAGTGAAACTTACTCAGAAGAGCAGTTAATATTATTTCGTTTTAAAAATATTCCAGAGGGAATCTGGCGTTTCCGCACTTCAGGTACCTACGATTTAATTAGTCAATACCACATCTGGCTTCCCATTCGCAATTTTTTAACAAGTGAGACGTATTTCCATTATGCAAATCCATTTACAACCATATCCATACCAGGAAATGCCTTGAATATACTAACAACAACCTCATATAATCCCATAAGTCGTGAATTATCTGAAAGTGCCGGCAGAGGGTTTACGGCTTCCTTTGTACCAAAACCAGATATTGCGGCACCTGGAGAACACATATTAGTTCCTACAATAATAAATACCTTTATTCCCTTATCCGGTACCAGTCTTGCCTCTGCCTTTGCAGGCGGAATATCTGCAGGGCTGTTGGAATGGGGAATCCTGCAAGGTAACATGCCCGGTATGAACAGCATCTCCATAAGATATTTTTTAACTAATTCCGCTGTACGTAGTAATGAACACTTATATCCGAATCCGGGCTGGGGCTATGGACTAATAGAATAA
- a CDS encoding N-acetylmuramoyl-L-alanine amidase codes for MAYRIVVDAGHGGYDSGAVYNGRLEKEDNLDLALAVGEILANNGIDVLFTRIDDTYVSPLERAYLANAEDADLFVSIHRNSSATPNTYSGVQTLIYDETGVKYIIAENINQELEALGFTNLGIDVRTDLAVLRRTNMPSLLIEAGFLNTDSDNQIFDERFNDIAYGIASGILDGLGAEQPEEAPIYRIQVGLFRVLDNARNLQNNLNAAGYETYLSNQGEYYAVQVGEFVTMEDAAELERELRQQGYSTLIVRE; via the coding sequence ATGGCATATAGAATCGTAGTTGACGCGGGACATGGCGGATATGATAGTGGTGCTGTCTACAACGGACGTCTGGAAAAAGAAGATAATCTGGATCTTGCCCTGGCGGTCGGTGAGATACTGGCTAACAACGGCATAGATGTATTGTTTACCAGAATCGATGACACATATGTATCACCTTTGGAAAGAGCATATTTGGCAAATGCAGAAGATGCCGATTTATTTGTCTCTATACACAGAAATTCAAGCGCCACCCCAAATACTTACAGTGGAGTACAAACCCTTATTTATGATGAAACCGGCGTGAAATATATCATAGCCGAAAATATTAATCAGGAGTTAGAAGCTCTTGGATTTACAAATCTTGGGATTGATGTGCGGACAGATTTAGCAGTACTTAGAAGGACAAATATGCCTTCGCTTTTAATTGAGGCAGGGTTCCTGAACACGGATTCAGATAATCAGATATTTGATGAAAGATTTAATGACATAGCTTATGGAATAGCCTCCGGTATTTTAGATGGCTTAGGGGCAGAACAACCGGAAGAAGCGCCTATTTACCGTATCCAGGTTGGATTATTCAGGGTATTGGATAATGCCAGAAACCTTCAGAATAATCTGAATGCAGCGGGATATGAAACATATCTGAGTAATCAGGGAGAATATTATGCCGTACAGGTTGGAGAATTTGTAACAATGGAAGACGCAGCCGAACTGGAGAGGGAGTTACGCCAGCAAGGATATAGTACCTTAATAGTACGAGAGTAA
- a CDS encoding TetR/AcrR family transcriptional regulator, translating into MERGTKLKIQETALDLFSQRGYSNVSIREIGKIVGIKESTLYYHFKNKQEIYDVLLSEFRTLTQNILKGFQQELGRVAEIQKAAFVDAGLAYFFQYLLENTVLKFLRMLMIDQYTNKEAAQLYQLLMFENPLEHNHQVFEYLIHKKYFKQENPEYLALHYFSPFFVLFQRYFATGEVREEIKLIAKHELCIHLNTFYDTYSISSAKGDKYESI; encoded by the coding sequence ATGGAACGCGGGACAAAATTAAAAATACAAGAAACAGCGCTAGATTTATTTTCCCAGAGAGGGTATAGCAATGTATCTATTCGGGAGATTGGGAAGATAGTTGGCATTAAAGAAAGTACCTTATATTATCATTTTAAAAATAAACAAGAAATATATGATGTTTTATTGTCAGAATTTCGGACATTAACGCAGAACATACTGAAAGGTTTTCAGCAGGAACTAGGCAGGGTGGCTGAAATACAAAAGGCAGCTTTTGTAGATGCAGGTCTTGCTTACTTTTTTCAATATTTGTTAGAGAATACGGTATTAAAATTTTTACGGATGCTCATGATTGATCAATATACCAACAAAGAAGCAGCACAACTATATCAGTTACTAATGTTTGAAAACCCCTTAGAGCATAATCATCAGGTATTTGAATATTTAATTCATAAAAAATATTTTAAACAGGAAAACCCAGAATACTTGGCTTTGCATTACTTTAGTCCTTTTTTTGTACTGTTCCAAAGATACTTTGCAACCGGAGAAGTAAGGGAAGAGATTAAGTTAATTGCCAAACACGAGTTGTGTATACATTTAAATACGTTTTATGACACATATAGTATAAGTTCAGCAAAAGGAGATAAATATGAAAGTATTTAA
- a CDS encoding GNAT family N-acetyltransferase has translation MKLIKLHSLSIGQKKAVDELVAVCLKFDKLKRTLYLENDLNFYENLDSFYLLYEKGRLISVLTILEPYMDTAEISAYTLPEYRRKGCFTKLFYRAADELEGYEISHVQFVIEPESKSGISTARAFEAAYERSDYLLQLKINTVTEGWKRHQKEEILTNQSKGWVLRAIKEEESFEAVKLHQNIFKNSMEEAEHIIRSGLDSENMECYGFFIGNKLKGLCSLSFHSETASIFGLGITLSERGKGYGNALLYQVIKQAEEKGKKSITLEVASESIEAFAMYRNCGFEIATQYDYYTCALDNI, from the coding sequence ATGAAACTGATAAAGCTCCATAGTCTAAGTATAGGTCAAAAAAAAGCAGTTGATGAACTTGTTGCGGTATGTCTCAAATTTGATAAACTAAAAAGAACCTTATACTTGGAAAATGACTTGAACTTCTATGAGAATCTGGACAGTTTTTACCTGCTTTATGAAAAAGGCAGATTGATTAGTGTACTTACCATTCTTGAGCCTTATATGGATACAGCTGAGATATCAGCTTATACATTGCCGGAATATCGAAGAAAAGGCTGCTTTACAAAACTTTTTTATAGAGCCGCAGATGAGTTGGAAGGTTATGAAATTTCTCATGTTCAATTTGTAATTGAGCCTGAGAGTAAATCAGGTATTTCAACTGCAAGAGCTTTTGAAGCAGCCTATGAAAGATCTGACTATTTACTGCAATTAAAAATCAACACTGTAACTGAAGGATGGAAAAGACATCAGAAAGAAGAAATATTAACAAACCAATCTAAAGGGTGGGTGTTAAGAGCAATAAAGGAAGAGGAATCTTTTGAAGCTGTAAAACTACACCAGAATATATTTAAAAATTCTATGGAAGAGGCAGAGCATATCATTCGCAGTGGACTTGATTCTGAGAATATGGAGTGTTACGGTTTCTTTATAGGAAACAAACTTAAGGGGCTTTGTAGCTTAAGTTTTCATTCAGAAACTGCATCAATCTTTGGACTTGGCATTACGTTATCTGAAAGAGGCAAAGGTTATGGTAACGCCTTGCTGTATCAGGTTATAAAACAGGCAGAAGAGAAAGGGAAAAAATCTATAACCCTGGAGGTTGCCAGTGAAAGTATCGAAGCTTTTGCCATGTATAGAAATTGCGGATTTGAGATAGCGACACAATACGACTATTATACTTGTGCGTTAGATAATATATAA
- the ilvB gene encoding biosynthetic-type acetolactate synthase large subunit yields the protein MIPGTSLFVKALKEEGVTTLFGYPGGYAIDIFDELYKQDDIEVILPRHEQALIHAADGYARSTGKTGVCLVTSGPGATNLVTGIATANYDSVPLVCFTGQVPTHLIGNDAFQEVDIIGITRSICKYGVTVRNREDLGRIIKEAFYIARTGKPGPVVVDLPKDVMLALGSTAYPKEVNIRSYKPNLKVHSGQLKKALDMLKSAKEPIFLAGGGVTIARANKEFTELAELTKVPVITTIMGRGAIPTNHPLFIGNIGMHGSYAANQAVSECDLLFSIGTRFNDRITGMLVEFAPKAKIIHIDIDSAAISKNVVVDVPIVADAKQAVEQMLKDAASCNTEVWLSRIQNWKQEHPLSMAANKGITPQKIIEKINTLFPKAIVVTDVGQHQMWTTQYLKMDEGKQLLTSGGLGTMGYGFPAAMGASIGNPNTPVICISGDGGFQMNIQEMATAVGQELPLILCVFNNSVLGMVRQWQTLFYDKRYASTCLRSRKSCSKTCKKPGENCPPYSPDFLKLAESYGAYGIRIEREEDIEASFLYALENKKAPTILEFMIDSEEIVLPMVQGGKPLSNMILEC from the coding sequence ATGATACCAGGAACAAGTTTATTTGTAAAAGCTTTAAAAGAAGAAGGTGTAACTACACTATTTGGTTATCCGGGAGGCTATGCCATTGATATTTTTGATGAGTTGTACAAACAGGATGATATTGAAGTCATACTCCCAAGACATGAACAGGCACTTATTCATGCCGCTGACGGTTATGCTCGTTCAACTGGAAAAACCGGTGTCTGTCTTGTAACCAGCGGCCCTGGTGCTACCAATCTGGTAACCGGTATAGCCACTGCAAATTATGATTCTGTGCCTCTTGTATGCTTCACAGGACAGGTACCAACCCACTTAATTGGAAACGATGCCTTTCAGGAGGTTGACATCATTGGTATAACAAGAAGTATCTGTAAGTATGGTGTTACTGTACGTAATCGCGAAGACTTGGGGCGAATCATAAAAGAAGCTTTTTATATTGCAAGAACCGGAAAACCAGGTCCTGTTGTAGTCGATCTTCCAAAGGACGTTATGTTAGCTCTTGGAAGTACAGCCTATCCAAAAGAAGTTAATATCAGAAGCTATAAACCGAATCTTAAGGTTCACAGCGGACAGTTAAAAAAAGCTCTTGATATGCTTAAGTCTGCCAAAGAACCAATCTTTCTTGCCGGTGGGGGTGTTACTATCGCAAGGGCAAACAAGGAATTTACCGAGCTCGCAGAATTAACAAAGGTCCCGGTTATAACCACTATCATGGGGCGTGGTGCAATTCCTACAAACCATCCGTTATTTATCGGTAATATCGGAATGCATGGCAGTTATGCTGCAAATCAGGCTGTAAGCGAATGTGACCTTCTTTTTTCCATTGGAACCAGATTCAATGACCGCATAACCGGAATGCTGGTAGAATTCGCACCTAAGGCAAAGATAATTCATATTGATATTGATTCTGCTGCTATATCTAAGAATGTAGTCGTTGATGTTCCTATTGTAGCAGATGCCAAACAAGCTGTTGAACAAATGCTAAAGGATGCCGCTTCCTGCAATACGGAGGTATGGTTATCACGAATACAAAATTGGAAGCAGGAACATCCTCTTTCAATGGCAGCAAATAAGGGGATTACCCCTCAGAAAATAATAGAAAAAATAAATACTCTCTTTCCAAAAGCTATTGTTGTTACAGATGTTGGTCAACACCAGATGTGGACCACACAATATCTTAAAATGGATGAAGGCAAGCAGCTTCTAACCTCCGGAGGTCTTGGTACCATGGGCTATGGATTTCCCGCTGCTATGGGGGCAAGCATTGGCAATCCGAATACTCCTGTAATCTGTATCTCCGGGGATGGTGGGTTTCAGATGAATATTCAGGAAATGGCTACCGCTGTAGGGCAAGAATTACCGCTTATTCTTTGTGTATTTAATAACAGTGTTCTAGGTATGGTTAGACAATGGCAAACCCTGTTCTATGATAAACGCTATGCCTCTACCTGCTTAAGATCCAGAAAATCCTGTAGTAAAACCTGTAAAAAACCAGGTGAGAATTGCCCGCCTTACTCGCCGGATTTTTTGAAACTGGCAGAAAGTTATGGTGCTTACGGAATCCGCATTGAGCGTGAGGAAGACATCGAAGCCTCCTTTTTATATGCACTTGAGAATAAGAAAGCTCCCACCATCTTAGAGTTTATGATTGATAGTGAAGAAATTGTACTCCCGATGGTACAGGGCGGAAAACCCTTAAGTAATATGATTTTGGAGTGCTAG